DNA sequence from the candidate division KSB1 bacterium genome:
AAAGCGCTCGCGACCGGAGCCAGTAAAGTTTATATTGAGGATCTTCGCGAAGAATTTATCGTCGATTTTATTTATCCGACCATGAAAGCAGGCGCCGTTTACGAAGGTCATTACTTGTTAGGAACTTCCTTTGCCCGCCCATTGATCGCAAAAAGACAGGTCGAAATTGCGGAGAAAGAAAATGCTGATGCGTTGTGTCATGGATGTACCGGAAAAGGCAATGACCAGGTGCGATTTGAACTCACCTATAAAGCGCTGAATCCGACGCTTCGTGTGATCGCTCCCTGGCGTGAATGGGATATCCGTTCCCGGGAAGATGCAATTCGTTATGCTCATGAACATAATATTCCCATTACTGCAACACCGGATAAAATTTACAGTCATGACCAAAATATCTGGCACCGCAGCAGTGAAGGCGGTGGCTTAGAGGATCCCTGGCAAAGTGCCCCTGGTGATGTTTACGGGCTTTCCATCTCTCCGGAAGAAGCGCCGGACCAGCCAACAATTCTCACCATTGATTTCGAGCGAGGCGTCCCAACGAAAATTGACGGCATCGAATTTGATCCTGTCGAATTACTTGAACGCCTGAACAGAAGCGCCGGCGAAAATGGCATTGGCAGAATCGATATGGTGGAGAATCGATTGGTTGGTATGAAATCGCGTGGCGTATATGAAACACCTGGTGGAACATTATTGTATAAAGCGCACCAGGAATTGGAGTGTCTTGTCCTTGCCGGTCAATTGATGCATTTTAAAGAGAGTATTGCACCTAAATATGCGGAACTGGTTTATTACGGCCAGTGGTTCACTCCCTTAAGACAGGCGCTTGATGCCTTCGTTGAGCATACGCAAGAGAGGGTAACGGGCTCGGTTCGTCTTAAATTGTACAAAGGTAATGTGATTGTGGAAGGCCGTCAGTCGCCCTATTCTCTCTACCGGGAAGATTATGCAACCTTTGGTGAAGAGGATGTTTATAACCAGCAGGATGCTGAGGGATTTATCAATATTTTCGGATTGCCGCTTAAGGTGAAAGCTTTGATCGATATCGAAGGGACAGGGAAAAGCGAGTACCACCAGCCTGATTACAGCAAGTTTAAGAGAGATTAAATTAAGTGCCTAAAGTGCCTAAAGTGCCTAAAGTGCCTAAAGTGCCTAAAGTGCCTAAAGTGCCTAAAGTGCCTAAAGTGCCTAAAGTGCCTAAAGTGCCTAAAGTGAACTAAAGGTACTAGCAGCTAATATTAAAGATGCAGGATATATTGTAATTTCGTGCTTGATGCGGAATCTAATAGAAATAAAATGATTGTTGTCAGATATGAAAAAAAATCCAACTAAAGCCTGGTCCGGACGATTTGATTCTGAAACCAATCCTGAGATGGAATCATTCAGCCGCTCGATAAACGTGGATTGGCGTTTATGGCGTGAAGATCTTGCGGTCAACCGTGCCTGGGCAAAAGCATTAGAAAAAATTAATATATATTCAGAAAAGGAACTTAAGGAAGTACGGGTAGGATTGGAACAAATTCAGACCGAATTTCAAAATGAGATTTTCGAGTTTAAACCATTAGATGAAGACATTCACATGGCTATTGAACGCCGGCTCACAGAGATTACCGGTGATGCCGGTGCGAAAATCCATACCGGCCGCAGCCGTAACGACCAGGTAATAACCGACACTTTTCTATATCTTAAAAGAGAACTGCCGGAATTGGATTCAGCATTGCAGCAATTACAAAGAGTCTTGATTCAAAAAGCCGAAGATTCCATCGATGTTGTAATGCCTGGCTATACCCACTTGCAGCAGGCGCAGCCGATTTTATTGTCTCATTATTTGCTCTCATT
Encoded proteins:
- a CDS encoding argininosuccinate synthase; this encodes MDVKKVVLAYSGGLDTSIIIPWLKENYGCEVIAVAADLGQGEELHGLREKALATGASKVYIEDLREEFIVDFIYPTMKAGAVYEGHYLLGTSFARPLIAKRQVEIAEKENADALCHGCTGKGNDQVRFELTYKALNPTLRVIAPWREWDIRSREDAIRYAHEHNIPITATPDKIYSHDQNIWHRSSEGGGLEDPWQSAPGDVYGLSISPEEAPDQPTILTIDFERGVPTKIDGIEFDPVELLERLNRSAGENGIGRIDMVENRLVGMKSRGVYETPGGTLLYKAHQELECLVLAGQLMHFKESIAPKYAELVYYGQWFTPLRQALDAFVEHTQERVTGSVRLKLYKGNVIVEGRQSPYSLYREDYATFGEEDVYNQQDAEGFINIFGLPLKVKALIDIEGTGKSEYHQPDYSKFKRD